A DNA window from Gorilla gorilla gorilla isolate KB3781 chromosome 6, NHGRI_mGorGor1-v2.1_pri, whole genome shotgun sequence contains the following coding sequences:
- the TMEM229A gene encoding transmembrane protein 229A: MGGSDVDSEGPARRGGAARRPGAPGGPGSEAAAGCPEPLSAAEAPAESATLPAWMRLYFYGMHGITLDVLVSSARRFARSPDLRMLGFSSPYRCLLHSLTHFALEKVYLQQRRCPNAFVFNFLLYPSAHVGLQTLAGQALLLSLGGGAGVAVAPGALDLALQYVLALYHCQVFLKRFLRLRYGRQRRRQQQQQQQQRRGALPVPPGARVPAAAGARRRRPRGPRGAGGAPSQGLPDLPRFLFFGMHGFLDEIFFTFFFNVLGQGDGTTSGHTSLWSFFMYGSCSFVVEKLYFHLHYSRGWGTWKRVPIYVIFIYVWELSWGLGLRTCGACSWDYSHYPLNFMGLITLMYLPGWIFLSVYQDLISNVLWRVQYVPAN; encoded by the coding sequence ATGGGGGGGAGCGACGTGGACAGCGAGGGCCCCGCACGGAGGGGCGGCGCGGCGCGGCGTCCGGGGGCCCCGGGCGGGCCAGGAAGCGAGGCGGCAGCCGGCTGCCCGGAGCCGCTGTCCGCTGCTGAAGCGCCGGCTGAGAGCGCCACGCTGCCCGCCTGGATGCGCCTCTACTTCTACGGGATGCACGGGATCACCCTGGACGTGCTGGTGTCCTCGGCCCGGCGCTTCGCCCGCAGCCCGGACCTGCGGATGCTAGGCTTCTCCTCGCCCTACCGCTGCCTGCTGCACTCGCTCACCCATTTCGCCCTGGAGAAGGTGTACCTGCAGCAGCGGCGCTGTCCCAACGCCTTCGTCTTCAATTTCCTCCTCTACCCCTCGGCCCACGTGGGGCTGCAGACCCTAGCGGGCCAGGCGCTACTACTCAGCCTGGGCGGCGGGGCGGGGGTCGCGGTGGCGCCAGGGGCGCTGGACCTGGCGCTGCAGTACGTGCTGGCGCTCTACCACTGCCAAGTGTTCCTGAAGCGCTTCCTGCGCTTGCGGTACGGGCGACAgaggcggcggcagcagcagcagcagcagcagcagcggagGGGCGCGCTCCCCGTCCCTCCCGGCGCCCGGGTCCCTGCTGCGGCCGGAGCCCGGCGGCGACGACCCCGTGGCCCCAGGGGCGCCGGGGGAGCCCCCAGCCAGGGGCTGCCCGACCTACCCCGCTTTCTTTTCTTCGGAATGCACGGCTTTCTGGATGAGATCTTCTTCACCTTCTTCTTCAACGTACTGGGGCAGGGGGACGGGACAACCAGCGGCCACACGTCGCTCTGGTCCTTCTTTATGTACGGCAGCTGCAGTTTCGTGGTGGAAAAGCTCTACTTCCACCTCCACTACAGCCGCGGTTGGGGCACTTGGAAGCGGGTGCCCATCTACGTGATCTTCATCTACGTGTGGGAGCTGTCCTGGGGTCTGGGACTCCGCACGTGCGGGGCTTGTTCCTGGGACTATTCTCACTACCCGCTCAATTTTATGGGCCTCATCACCCTCATGTATTTACCTGGCTGGATATTCCTTAGTGTGTACCAGGACCTAATTTCCAACGTGTTGTGGAGGGTGCAGTACGTACCAGCTaactaa